The segment CATGAAAGACAGATTGCAATGATTTATTGCACTTTATCAATACCTCATGTATTTTGAGGAATGCTAAGGATATTAAGAGATTATATATGTGGTTTTTATTTCTGCATATTTAAATGGTTGGAGAAATGTTCAGTCTGACCAATATTTAATTCTGTTGCATGCAATATGCTGTTGTATTTTATAAAAggtatgatattttttttcctcttgtgaCTTTGTGGCTGTTATgcaaaattaataaaacaacTAAATCAAAGCAACTTGATTTTATGTAATGATAATGAAGAACAACTTTTGTGCAGGATCGTCCACAACTTCCTGCTTTTTCATGTGTGTGACACTGCAGTAACCTCAAACATACAATGGCAAACATaggaaaattttattttttgtcattgcaCAATTTAACTCAGATTCCACTGTTTTGAGAGCGCCTTGTCTTAATGAGCTCATGTTTTGTTTAGTTACAGAGTCCATAAAAATGCGTTGAGAGCAAAAGTTTTTCCCTCTGCCTCAGTGTCTTCCTGCTAAACATAAGTAGCGCAGCAAAGATACTCTGCTATGAACATATTTACAGTTTCTACACAAGTTTTCGTTTGACTTGTCCTGCTCTGAAGTCAAATTTCCAGTCTGATCTCTGTTGCCTTCAAACAGCAGGAAAAGAGACTACTgtccttcttctgtggttttcCAGGCACAGTAGCTCAGGTAACTGCTTCCTGCGTAgcacagtgtggtcagaaatgCAAAGAACTGAAAAGCATTAAAAGTGTGGAAAAGATGAGGAGAAAAAGAACacaggaaaagagagagggacGAGAAGACAATGAGAAGgagtacatttattcatttaatatcTAAAGATCATAATTCACAACTGAAAACTCTCTCATTATCTACTCACAACAAGTCAGTGCACTGGTAAACTGTTGAAGCTGTCACATGAGGCATCTTGGGAACTATGTGTCAAACAGTAATTGATTCAATTGATGTAATTCATTTATCTATGGAGAACAAATGCACAGGAAATGAGCTGCTAatttaacatttgtattttaCTTACTCTACCCATTTACACAGAACAGTTTCAGCCATGACGTGACCAAGCCACGTGAAACACATATTGCTTGTCAATATCATCAtataattcagtattttttactATCTGTAATATTAATTCTATCATGACAGTCCCACAGCAATCCCTGGCATCGTGCTAGGATACATACAAGTGATTCAAGTGAGTTCCACACTGTGAGGTCTTGATATTTTAAACTTAGATAAAAGAGAGCACTGTTTGCTCTGTATCAGCAGGTACCCTGACTTGATTAATCAGAATCAGTTTTAGGAATGAAAAAGTTGGATATTATAGTTTATATTTAAGGGATTGTACAAAGGCTGTTTCAAAATGGTCCCCATGCTTATAGGAATATAGTTCTGGTGGAGCAATactatgataataataaaaatactgatATAGCTATAAATATTTATCAGCTTTGAAAACCACCATGTCTATCTGTACAAATTTGTAGAATGTTGTTTTCATTACCAAAAAACAATAGCGAGGACATGACCTTAGTGTCCAGGCTGAAGACAGTATCTACATTTGCACAGTGCAGTTGCTTGCTTGCAAAAATCCTACATTACCCTGCACATGTGGTTGTTGTTTATTCCTCAGTTAATTTGAAAACTTCTGTTGTTTTCTGACACTTGTCTAGTTGTGTGTAATGTGGACATAAGAATTCCAGTGATGTTTTTGATATACATTCATATGTGTGCTAGAAAAAACTTTCTTTTTGGATGAACTTTCCTCTCAACAGATCATACTGTGTAAAGTACTCTTACTGCAGATGCTGCCCAGCAGTTGTAGTTGTGTCGTCCCCGAATGGCCTGGTTGACTGAGAAAGCATCTGCTACTGCTGTCACCAGATACAGAGCTGCAGCACTGCAGTTCAAACACAGCGACTACAAGAAAggaaaacacagtgaaacagaTAAATAGACGAAGCAGGGAGACCGTTATGTTAAACCAGGgttgtcaaacatacggcccagGGGCCAGAACCAGCACGCAGATGGGTCCAATCCGGCCCTCTAGATGACTTTGCATACCTAATGTTGATGCGCGTGTGAAGTCCAAGAGGTTTCAGGAGCAGTTTAAACAGTGAGCAGATAGTTATGACATAACAGTTGATATTTATAGGTTATTTTGCAGTGGTTTCAGTGGTCCAGCCCACTTTAGATcatattgggctgtatgtggcccctgaactaaaatgagaTTGACACCCCTGTGTTAAACATAaagccaaaacaaatgaaccagaCTGCttgaacagtgtgtgtgtgtgtgtgtgtgtgtgtgtgtgtgtgtgtgtgtgtgtgtgtgtgtgttaccactGTAGTCCAGGGGACCTGTGGTATCCTGCTGTGGGCTCCATAAATTATAAACAGGCAGACGGTCAGGacccagcacaagatggcaacGAACATCACCCAGCAGAGAGCAGACACGTCAAAATAGTCTGTACCCCCTACCAGAATCCACACCAGCATACCGAATacctggaggagaggagaggagaggagaggagaggagaggttaATTTACTTCTTGATGTACTTCAGCGTGAGAGAAGGATATAAAACATAAAGAGAGGTGAAAGATAAAACTACAAACAAGTCCAAAGACAAATAAGGTGTGacacagttttgttgttgtgtttttccattGATCAAAGCTCATTATTATATCTATTTACACTGGGTGAGGAAAATATTTGGCACTATAATTCTCTATATGGAATGTTCGTATCAATTCTTTAAACCCTCACTGATTTCACTAGATAAATATTTGGAGGTCATAAAAAAGGGCATAGCTATGGGACACAAAATGTGGCATGTTGAGGCAGTTGATTTCCCTAAACTAAAAATCATAGCATAAAGCAGTGTTTCATGTCACTTATGTTTATAAGTTTGGGCCATTCATTTGTTGTTCCATGAGTAATTTTTAAATTCCAAACATCCAACATGCCCCATCTCCCCTCAAAGTGTTGTGGTGAGAAATAAATCTCTTTCCTCCCAACACTACTCCAAACCCACCCTTCCTGTCTCACAACAAAAGATTCTGCTGGATGTTTCTATATCACAGGAAGAAACGTTTTCTGGTGTGAATCATGACTCTAAAGAGAGTTGGTTTCTTTTCTGTTGAAATCCCAAACAGGTTATCAATTTATTATGAAAATCTGCTGAGTTACCGATGTGTTTTGGTCACAGTGATTTAACCCAAAAGCCAGAATTTGCagttaaatgtgatgttttctgAATGTAGTTTTCATTCTTTTCTCAGCATCTAATGTATCTATGATTTTACGTTATGCATAGTATGATCTCACAACATcatttccaaaaataaataaataataaaaagcttTAGGGTGTTTCAATTAgattctactttttttttttattgttgcaaTTGCTTGCAGTCAGATTACTCAAACTGTGGCGTGCCCAGCCTCTGTGGCAGCCAGCCAGGCTGTATTTACAGAAAGGCTCTCCTGACTTTTTTCCTCAGCTGATTCAGAAAGGAAGAGACACAatgagggagaggaaggaggaagagttgatttgcttggtgtgtttttgggTAACTTCCTATTTTCTTAGAAAAGTAATGTTTCGTTTTTCTGGTTTTTCTGTTACTCCACTGAATATGGTCTGGGCAGTACCACAAAAATCAATTCATACTTTCATTACGATCACAAATTTCAGATCCActttaataaaaagaaagtcATGAATGAATATCTGAATCTATGCTAACACAAAACCTGCCTTCATACGTGCACTACTGTAGATGAGAAACAACCCAAACTTAGAGCAAGTTGTttctaggtgtgtgtgtgtgtgtgtctgcatcacCTTGAGAGAGCAGACCACACACTTACTAACACAATAtacttttcctctcttttaaTGTTCCTTATATAAATCAAAATGATTGCCACTTCCTGACAATGATTATGAAATAGTAACTCATGTTAATTTTTCTACTGATACAATCCTCAAACAACCAAACAGCTTAAATCCATACTTACTATCTCAGCCAGGAGCAGTATTCCTTTGGCAGTAGTGGTGAAGTGCTGGTCGAAGGCCAGGGTGGAGGTTGAGATGTTGCACTCAGGTACTGAGGGAGTCCTGTGGGCCGACATCACAGCGGCTCTCTCCATGGTGGACTGACGCAGGCAGTCTGTGTGCTCTCAGTCATGTTGTCGCTGCTGGAGAGGAAGTTGTGTTCCTGTCCCGGAATCCAACAAGGACAACCCTTCGTGAGAAGTTTAATTATAAATGCTGCATATAAACtcacatatataaaaaaaacaattgcatAATCCAGTATTTGAGTTTGCCCCGTCTTATTCACCTTGATTTAAAAATCACTGACTCAATACATGAGGAgacatttttctctgttttgtatttaaaaagttAACAAATTTACACTGTAGAGCCAATTGAGTACTAAAACAGACGAGGTTATCTGCTTGCTTTATTGTTCTGTCActgctattttttatttttttttattgtgtggtgAAGTAATAAATGTTGGAGCCATAATGCTACATTACATGTTTGAACTGGCGCAGAGGTAACAGTAAATAGGAGGGAAACTGAGATGACTTCAGAGGGCTTCACAGCTAAAGGCAAGAAAaggagagctgtgtgtgaaatCTACTTCAGGACACACTGATGATGACAGTTCTGCTGCTGATGATAAATGATGCTGATAgccaagaggaagaggaggagtctCTGTGATacttttgcatgttttagccCCTAACAACAATTGATTATTTAGGTTGATGTGCTACATTCCAGGCTGTCATTGTTTTCTGCAATACCATGAAAATCAATTTTCAGAGATTCAGTTTTGCTTGAGTTACAAAGCCTTATTCACCACACTGAACAATTTATTTTTGTGGTGCAGCTTCGATATCTAATAGCTAGAGGGCTACTAAGGTAGAGGGGCATCTTTAGAAAGAGAAACCCCAGAGGACAACCAGGAAGGCAATATGAATGCTAATTTTCCTAATAACCAGGGGTGGAAGTTACcagttacatttacttttttttcctgtaacaactttgtttttgtgttgccttCTTGTCACCCACATTTTTAA is part of the Epinephelus fuscoguttatus linkage group LG8, E.fuscoguttatus.final_Chr_v1 genome and harbors:
- the cmtm8b gene encoding CKLF-like MARVEL transmembrane domain-containing protein 8b isoform X5 → MERAAVMSAHRTPSVPECNISTSTLAFDQHFTTTAKGILLLAEIVFGMLVWILVGGTDYFDVSALCWVMFVAILCWVLTVCLFIIYGAHSRIPQVPWTTVSLCLNCSAAALYLVTAVADAFSVNQAIRGRHNYNCWAASAFPRCLM
- the cmtm8b gene encoding CKLF-like MARVEL transmembrane domain-containing protein 8b isoform X6, with amino-acid sequence MERAAVMSAHRTPSVPECNISTSTLAFDQHFTTTAKGILLLAEIVFGMLVWILVGGTDYFDVSALCWVMFVAILCWVLTVCLFIIYGAHSRIPQVPWTTVSLCLNCSAAALYLVTAVADAFSVNQAIRGRHNYNCWAASAFPRCLM
- the cmtm8b gene encoding CKLF-like MARVEL transmembrane domain-containing protein 8b isoform X1, translated to MERAAVMSAHRTPSVPECNISTSTLAFDQHFTTTAKGILLLAEIVFGMLVWILVGGTDYFDVSALCWVMFVAILCWVLTVCLFIIYGAHSRIPQVPWTTVSLCLNCSAAALYLVTAVADAFSVNQAIRGRHNYNCWAASAFFAFLTTLCYAGSSYLSYCAWKTTEEGQ
- the cmtm8b gene encoding CKLF-like MARVEL transmembrane domain-containing protein 8b isoform X2 produces the protein MERAAVMSAHRTPSVPECNISTSTLAFDQHFTTTAKGILLLAEIVFGMLVWILVGGTDYFDVSALCWVMFVAILCWVLTVCLFIIYGAHSRIPQVPWTTVSLCLNCSAAALYLVTAVADAFSVNQAIRGRHNYNCWAASAFFAFLTTLCYAGSSYLSYCAWKTTEEGQ
- the cmtm8b gene encoding CKLF-like MARVEL transmembrane domain-containing protein 8b isoform X4; this encodes MERAAVMSAHRTPSVPECNISTSTLAFDQHFTTTAKGILLLAEIVFGMLVWILVGGTDYFDVSALCWVMFVAILCWVLTVCLFIIYGAHSRIPQVPWTTVSLCLNCSAAALYLVTAVADAFSVNQAIRGRHNYNCWAASAFPRCLM
- the cmtm8b gene encoding CKLF-like MARVEL transmembrane domain-containing protein 8b isoform X3, with amino-acid sequence MERAAVMSAHRTPSVPECNISTSTLAFDQHFTTTAKGILLLAEIVFGMLVWILVGGTDYFDVSALCWVMFVAILCWVLTVCLFIIYGAHSRIPQVPWTTVSLCLNCSAAALYLVTAVADAFSVNQAIRGRHNYNCWAASAFFAFLTTLCYAGSSYLSYCAWKTTEEGQ